A stretch of Porites lutea chromosome 5, jaPorLute2.1, whole genome shotgun sequence DNA encodes these proteins:
- the LOC140937973 gene encoding LOW QUALITY PROTEIN: thymidine kinase 2, mitochondrial-like (The sequence of the model RefSeq protein was modified relative to this genomic sequence to represent the inferred CDS: substituted 1 base at 1 genomic stop codon) encodes MLGINXVEPMETKCAMTDKSPKKNITVAVEGNIGSGKTTLLNHFRENPMVEVLEEPVAEWQNVGGKNLLELFYTNCQRWSYLFQSYAALSLLKIYKQPHVTPVKMIERSIYSGFYCFGHNLYKSGMMSSVEHSVYHEWFDWITKMQQPQLDLIIYLRTSPETCMQRVKKRSRTEEKSLPMELLYALHERHEEWLIQGKFPVSAPVIVVDGSRNLEEMIQFYRVNDQYLLGMKKWPHYHSV; translated from the coding sequence ATGCTTGGAATAAATTAGGTTGAACCCATGGAAACGAAGTGCGCGATGACGGACAAATCACCAAAGAAAAACATTACGGTTGCTGTGGAAGGTAACATTGGAAGTGGAAAAACAACTTTACTGAACCATTTTCGAGAAAATCCCATGGTTGAGGTATTGGAAGAACCAGTTGCCGAGTGGCAAAATGTTGGGGGCAAAAACCTTTTGGAGTTATTTTACACAAACTGCCAAAGATGGAGCTATTTGTTTCAGTCTTATGCTGCTCTTAGCCTcctgaaaatttacaaacagCCACATGTGACGCCTGTGAAAATGATCGAAAGAAGTATTTACAGTGGATTCTATTGCTTTGGGCACAACCTTTACAAAAGTGGAATGATGTCTTCCGTAGAACATTCAGTGTACCATGAGTGGTTTGACTGGATTACAAAAATGCAGCAACCTCAACTGGATTTGATAATTTACCTGAGGACATCACCTGAGACATGCATGCAGAGGGTTAAGAAAAGATCTCGAACCGAAGAAAAAAGTCTCCCCATGGAACTTCTTTACGCCTTACACGAAAGACACGAAGAGTGGCTAATTCAAGGAAAATTTCCTGTATCTGCTCCCGTTATAGTCGTGGATGGCAGCAGGAATCTTGAAGAGATGATACAGTTTTACCGGGTCAATGACCAATATCTGCTAGGAATGAAAAAATGGCCTCATTACCACTCTGTATAA